The following are from one region of the Psychrilyobacter piezotolerans genome:
- a CDS encoding TrlF family AAA-like ATPase, whose translation MNKGSEWNKWDLHVHTASSYDAYKGEDADELLIKAWKEKGITAVAITDHFKIDKERIENLRKLAPNITIFPGVELRTDKGATNLHVILIFSENINLKKLSSAFDVIMLDGKAKSKEDNEKIYWDFEDILEFANSRDGLVSLHTGRKTSGMDKVITNSLPINIAIKKEIASKVHIYEIGQVKDIHDHKKNIFPHIGIKPLIICSDNHDPRNYVLKEYLWIKADSTFEGLKQVIHEPEDRVRIQKYMPEPKNDYEIIDKITFNDENGKEVVVNFNQNLNTIIGGKSTGKSLLLKNIVNNIDKEQLDDKLKIQKEFLELNKFSVKWRDGIDSEMARKIEYIPQSFLNRLMDDVDSETTIDEIAKEVLLQNKERKDSLKKLKIECEETEKETESLVDDYFDLEDEIVEVRKELKDIGLKEGIERNRDELSNKINQLKTDSGMSKEEIREMESLRAKLIDSKQKNEAIEKEVSELKEIMKLECYNDLFLEKASNSKNVSVKIEVVLNRIREDINKIISERIEEIEKEASKFNLELKEAKIKIEPFRKKIENQEELKKTEEQFLEENKKLDKIKQLNLDLYYFKEKKEENLRQILKELSDYQAIFSESLDSELWKAKFGEIKITPKVIFSKEKWGNIYSNLNGTSLRRYSEYSMEEIPNTKNIKKLFELILNEKIKIKSGIEKKDLLKRIARNNYIIKFEVKEGENDINQMSEGNRSFVLLEMILELNEGKYPIIIDQPEDDLDNRSIYNDLVRFIRNKKSQRQIILATHNANVVVGADAENVIVANQHGIKTENENEIRFDYKNGSLENQIKNKDGKTLEKNTVKEHICEILEGGEIAFESRRKKYNFN comes from the coding sequence TTGAATAAAGGATCAGAATGGAATAAATGGGATTTACATGTACATACTGCGTCTTCATATGATGCTTATAAAGGGGAAGATGCTGATGAACTACTTATTAAAGCGTGGAAAGAAAAAGGTATAACCGCAGTTGCAATAACCGATCATTTTAAAATTGATAAAGAAAGAATTGAAAATTTAAGAAAATTAGCTCCTAATATTACAATTTTTCCAGGAGTTGAGTTAAGAACGGATAAAGGAGCTACTAATTTACATGTAATTCTTATATTTTCAGAAAATATTAATTTAAAAAAACTATCTTCTGCTTTTGATGTAATTATGTTAGATGGGAAGGCAAAATCTAAAGAAGACAATGAAAAAATATACTGGGATTTTGAAGATATTTTAGAATTTGCTAATAGTAGGGATGGATTAGTCTCTTTACATACAGGTAGAAAAACAAGTGGAATGGATAAAGTTATTACTAATTCACTTCCTATTAATATAGCAATAAAAAAAGAAATAGCATCTAAAGTACATATTTATGAGATTGGACAAGTTAAAGATATTCACGATCATAAAAAAAATATTTTTCCACATATAGGCATAAAACCACTTATAATCTGTTCTGATAATCACGATCCTAGAAATTATGTTTTAAAAGAATATCTCTGGATTAAAGCTGATTCAACTTTTGAAGGGCTAAAACAAGTAATACATGAACCTGAGGATAGAGTTAGAATTCAAAAGTATATGCCAGAACCTAAGAATGATTATGAAATAATCGATAAAATTACTTTTAATGATGAAAATGGAAAAGAAGTAGTTGTTAATTTTAATCAGAATTTAAACACAATTATTGGTGGAAAATCTACAGGGAAATCTTTATTATTAAAAAACATTGTTAATAATATTGATAAAGAGCAATTAGATGATAAATTAAAGATACAAAAAGAATTCTTAGAGTTAAATAAATTTTCTGTAAAATGGAGAGATGGCATCGACAGTGAAATGGCAAGGAAAATAGAGTATATACCACAGTCTTTTTTAAATAGACTTATGGATGATGTCGACAGCGAAACAACAATAGATGAAATAGCAAAAGAGGTTTTGTTACAAAATAAGGAAAGAAAAGATAGCTTAAAAAAGCTAAAAATAGAATGTGAAGAAACAGAAAAAGAAACAGAAAGTTTGGTTGATGATTATTTTGATTTAGAGGATGAAATAGTAGAAGTTAGAAAAGAGCTTAAAGATATTGGACTCAAAGAAGGTATTGAAAGAAATAGAGATGAATTATCAAATAAGATTAACCAATTAAAAACAGATTCTGGAATGAGTAAAGAAGAAATTAGAGAAATGGAGAGTTTAAGAGCTAAATTAATTGATTCGAAACAAAAGAATGAGGCGATTGAAAAGGAAGTGAGTGAGCTCAAAGAAATAATGAAGTTAGAATGTTATAATGATTTATTTTTAGAAAAAGCTAGTAATTCAAAAAATGTTTCAGTAAAGATAGAAGTTGTTTTAAATAGGATTAGAGAAGATATAAATAAAATTATTTCTGAAAGAATTGAAGAAATTGAAAAAGAAGCTAGTAAGTTTAATTTGGAATTGAAAGAAGCTAAAATAAAAATAGAACCTTTTAGAAAGAAAATAGAAAATCAAGAAGAATTGAAGAAGACAGAAGAGCAATTTTTAGAAGAAAATAAAAAACTGGATAAAATAAAACAGTTAAATTTGGATTTATATTACTTTAAAGAAAAAAAAGAAGAAAATTTGAGACAAATCCTTAAAGAGCTTTCAGATTATCAAGCAATTTTTAGTGAAAGTTTAGATAGTGAACTTTGGAAAGCAAAATTTGGAGAAATAAAAATTACGCCAAAGGTAATTTTTTCGAAAGAAAAATGGGGAAATATCTATTCGAATCTTAATGGGACTTCTTTGAGACGTTATTCAGAGTATTCTATGGAAGAAATTCCTAATACTAAAAATATAAAAAAACTGTTTGAGTTAATATTGAATGAAAAAATCAAGATAAAAAGCGGGATAGAAAAAAAGGATCTTTTAAAGAGAATAGCCAGAAATAATTACATTATAAAATTCGAAGTAAAAGAAGGAGAAAATGACATTAATCAAATGTCTGAGGGGAATAGGTCATTTGTATTATTAGAGATGATTTTAGAACTAAATGAAGGAAAGTACCCTATTATTATAGACCAACCAGAGGATGATCTAGATAATAGATCTATCTATAATGATTTAGTAAGATTTATTAGGAATAAAAAATCACAAAGACAAATTATTCTAGCAACTCATAATGCAAACGTAGTTGTTGGAGCAGATGCTGAAAATGTCATAGTAGCTAACCAGCATGGAATTAAAACAGAAAATGAAAATGAAATAAGGTTTGATTATAAAAATGGTTCATTAGAAAATCAAATAAAAAATAAGGATGGAAAAACTCTTGAAAAAAATACAGTAAA